From the Roseiconus lacunae genome, one window contains:
- a CDS encoding tyrosine-type recombinase/integrase: MATKYRLSYRKKEKRWRKFYRGKYYHFPLRDGETKEGSYQRVLNEWLSRKAVIDSAESADNSQAVERSWRTFLDDVRSLQQRIINSYGDTEETREIWLAIEKQFVDGLIKVETARGAHANADQRKFLKGMLESTVQSLQEAHWQPTREFHENAGVATVEATGAPPWEGWASGLDDLRQLAKGFVANVRADSSIRRAENVRRDVDRFLSTLPGNADAESAFASTMLDGYLQAIKGLDLSASTKRDRIASVKQFATWLFEREHLSTLPRLIQAGKFKVEVKTKAIEVYEDSEVKEIVKAASGPAKLYILLSLNCGFTQIDIADLKRAESDLGPGSGTITRKRSKTANHDNVPEVTYRLWPETLSLLRKYATAEGERLLLNKDGNPLVRERDDGGKVKRTDAVSKAMARLRDKMERKDTISVKVFRKTASTKLASKYPDLVELFLGHAPKTVADRHYAKPSQERFDKALDWLRGQFLDKGDGSKG; the protein is encoded by the coding sequence GTGGCAACAAAGTACCGGCTTTCTTACCGGAAGAAAGAGAAACGTTGGCGAAAGTTCTATCGCGGGAAGTACTATCACTTCCCGCTTCGCGACGGGGAAACCAAAGAGGGCAGCTACCAGCGGGTCCTGAACGAATGGCTGAGTCGCAAGGCTGTTATCGATTCAGCGGAGAGCGCGGACAATAGCCAGGCTGTCGAGCGTTCTTGGCGAACGTTTCTCGATGACGTGCGATCGCTTCAGCAACGGATCATCAACTCCTACGGTGACACCGAAGAAACCCGCGAAATTTGGCTGGCAATCGAAAAGCAGTTCGTCGACGGACTGATTAAGGTCGAGACAGCCAGAGGCGCCCACGCGAATGCCGATCAGCGCAAATTCCTGAAAGGAATGCTTGAATCCACTGTTCAAAGCCTGCAAGAGGCTCACTGGCAACCCACTCGTGAATTCCATGAGAACGCAGGCGTTGCAACCGTTGAAGCGACCGGGGCGCCACCGTGGGAAGGATGGGCAAGCGGCCTAGATGATCTTCGCCAACTTGCAAAGGGCTTTGTAGCTAACGTTCGGGCGGACTCTTCGATCCGAAGGGCTGAAAACGTAAGACGTGACGTCGACCGATTCCTTTCAACGCTTCCCGGTAACGCTGATGCCGAGTCCGCGTTCGCTTCAACGATGCTTGATGGTTACCTCCAAGCGATCAAAGGCTTGGACCTATCGGCGTCAACAAAGCGGGATCGGATTGCATCAGTCAAGCAGTTCGCAACGTGGCTGTTTGAACGCGAGCATCTATCAACGCTACCCCGGTTGATTCAAGCGGGTAAGTTCAAGGTCGAAGTGAAAACCAAAGCAATCGAGGTCTACGAAGACTCTGAAGTCAAGGAGATTGTCAAGGCAGCCTCGGGCCCGGCCAAGCTCTACATTCTGCTTTCGCTGAATTGCGGCTTTACACAGATTGACATTGCCGACTTGAAGCGAGCGGAATCCGATCTCGGGCCAGGATCAGGGACGATCACACGTAAGCGGTCAAAGACAGCCAACCACGACAACGTGCCGGAAGTTACTTACCGCTTGTGGCCTGAGACGTTGTCGCTGCTTCGAAAGTACGCAACAGCCGAAGGTGAACGACTGCTCCTGAACAAGGACGGAAACCCGCTTGTCAGAGAGCGGGACGACGGCGGCAAAGTCAAGCGAACCGACGCGGTCAGCAAAGCAATGGCGAGACTCCGCGATAAGATGGAGAGGAAAGACACGATTTCGGTCAAAGTGTTCCGCAAAACCGCCAGTACGAAGCTTGCTTCAAAATACCCCGATCTGGTTGAACTGTTTCTTGGCCACGCGCCGAAGACCGTTGCCGATCGCCACTACGCGAAGCCATCGCAGGAAAGGTTTGACAAGGCTCTCGATTGGCTTCGTGGTCAGTTCCTCGACAAAGGCGATGGAAGCAAGGGCTAG